TCATAATTAGATGGAAATTGTTGCACTTAACTCCTGCCTGTGATAACTGTGGTAAAGACAAGGTCATGTGCTTGTTTATGTAAAAATATACGTTTGTTGTATAATGCTAACCCCTAATAATATATCAGTGCGATATGTTTTTACAGTGTCAACAAACGTATGTACCACAAGCCTATAAAAAGCATTTGTAGGCTTTGTTGACAAAAATAGACCTTTCAGAATAAACAATCACTAAAATCTTGTCTGTTTTTCTTAAAGGAGCTGTTTTGAACTTCTGCTGTCAGTGCCTGAGAATGAAATCCCATGTGAAGCCTGGGTTCAGTTCCACCACTCTGTTCAGGTAGGAGCACCTTGTTTATAATAGATTACTGAAGTGGCCTAGTGGAACCCCTGACCTTTTGAAATGTGGCAGGACCTTTTTAAACAGGTTGTTTTTGCTTAGAAAAGCCTCCTTGAAGTTGAATTGAAGTAGTTCTGCGAAGCAAAGTCGACAACATTTACCCAATTATCTGAAGAGATTAATCAGTTGCAGCTGTCACATCAGTACTTTGTGGTGGTTATATGTGGTCTTAAATTTACACCGAATATTGTGTTATGTTGAAGTGGAGAAAACCTGTGATTGCCTGTTGAGAACTCATTTCCACACTGCAGTTGCACAGTCAGACACAAATTGAATAAACGCTGTTATTGCATTTACTCCTAGTTCATGACTAACTCACTTCATCTAATGTATAGAGCATATTGTCACgacttgtctgtgtgtgagcttcattaaaatgaaatggTTCATAAATCTGTCTGTTGGAGCTGAATTGCTCTCTGgagtaaaataaatttaagtcgGTCTTGTAATAATAGGTTCTTCTCGACTTTTAAAATTAAAGGTGTCCTTTTTCCTGTTTACGGTGAACTTAAAGGTGGCATATGATGCTGAATATGCACGCCGGCCAAAATCCCATGCAAAATATTACCGATGGATAAACTGTGATGTGcatttgtttcacacacacaaaaaatgccTTTAAACAAAACTGTCAGATCGGGGTATTTCTGAATTGTCAGAAAATATACTGCAGATGAAGTATAGGAAACATTCaaagtttttctttatttctgtttctttaGAATGCCCATGACACCCTGTTACAGTATGGGAGCACAGACCTCCAAGCTCTACTCCAGATaacgggggaggggggtgcaTGGAGCAACCCTATCCTGACATCCCTTCTGAGTGGCCAAGTTACCAACCCAGCTGAAGGTTGGGCTTGTAGTTTATATCTAGGTTATATTTTTTAGATATTAAGCTTAACTTCAGCGCTTATTTTATAACTGACTGTGTCGTGGTAGTTTGATAATTAGGCTATGTTTGAAATCTGTCTTTAGTTGATTCATACATCAGCTTGGAGGGCGAAGGCTTCATGGAGATGCGAGTGAAGCACCTGGAGAAAATCGGTGAGGTTGTGAAGGCTGTGGTCTTGGCCAAAGCCTGCGCTGAATGCAATGCTGTCTCCAACCAAGCAACCTTCCGTCAGACGTTCGTCCTACTGCTTTGTCAGCTGCTGCCCAGTGAAGAAGCAATCACTGAGGTAATGCATGTTCATTGCAGGTTTAGTTGACAGAATGATCACAGTTTTGCAGTGAAGTAGTTAACcttattttaatttaacataCAAATATAATTGATTTACTTTTTGTTACATTTCACAAACTGAGTGCTGCAGGGCAATGTTCCCTTATACACTACTTGTAAATATATCAAAACAGCATAAAGTATTTGTTAGACTTTCATTTTATAGTATCAAATTGAGTTCTGtctgtttcagtagcttagtacAATGAGTCAATGGAGGTTGACCCAGTTACAGAATTAAGCGTATTGAAAAAGacttgtttcattttatttttaaccaacaAACATTTACTCCTTGAACAGATTTCCAGACTTGACTGCAAGGATGTTTTGGAGATTACATGTAATTTTGAAACAGAGGGGGAGGAAAATAATGCCTTCATCCTGTGCACTACTTTCCtgactcagcagcttcagcagcagagcctTTACTATTCCTGGTGAGTATAAACCCAATAACTGTCATACAATGTGAattatttgcattttgtgtAATTATGAGTGCCTGTATTTCATTTTCATAGGGAGTTGACACTATTATGGAGTAAACTTCAGAGGAGGATCGACTCCTCATTGCAGTCTCTTCTGGATCGTTGCCTTCAGCTAGGTGCCATTGCCAAAACAGTCCACCATTTGTTTTACCTGGTCCGTGTGATTCAGACAGAGGTGAGTGTGAACAGCTATAGTCTCTGCTTTTGACATTATTATCTAATGAAATTATTCAGCTGAATCACTGCACGTACAGATTTGCAGAAAACTAAAACTATCTCTTTGCCTTTTCATGATTTGACTGTTTGTGGTTTTCTTTCTAATAATTTCAAATTGGGGGGgggaattaattaattttattatcaCTCTCATTTCAGGTGGAGGGCCTAACGGGGGTACCTACATCAGTAGAACTTTGTGTGAAAGCCCTTCAGCTTCCAAAGCAAAATGACTCAGAAACAAGAGTCTCTGTCTGTAAAACAGTGTCCTGCCTTCTTCCAGATGATCTTGAAGTGTTGCGTGCCTGCCTGCTCACAGAGTTTCTGCTTGACCCCATCCAGGAGGTCTTCGGCCGCCTTGAGGAGCTTTATTTACGCCCAGATCAAAAATATGACCAGGAAAACGAGGTTATTCCCAACTCACTGCGCTGTGAGTTGCTACTAGCACTGAAAGCACATTGGCCTTTTGACCCTGAATGCTGGGACTGGAAAATTCTCAAGTATCACTGCATCTCACTACTTGGGTTGATGCCAGAATCagaaggggaagaggaggaggtagcCAGTAAACATCACGAGTGTCATGGAGTTACAGTGAAGGTAGAATCAGAACATCAAAATAGGATAAATGGAAGTCTTGATAGTCAAAATCAACAGGATCAAACCCAGTCTCTTACCAACCCAGAAGTCCACAGAGAACATgagacaaagaaacacaagtTCTGCTGTCAGATTTGTAAGCGGTCATTCACTGACACCCAAATCATTCACCACTCCAAAAGACATGCAGGAGACGACAGCCACCCTTGCCCTGTTTGCTTGGAAAGGTTTAAAAGCAGAAAGGACCTTGTTCCTCACATGAAGCGGCACATCCAAAGTGAAACGGATAATTCTAATAGCAATGTATCAAACGACAACATGCTAAAACAAatagaggatgatgatgatgttgaacCAGGAGAGATAACCGTTGACCCTTCACTGATGCTGTATTACAAATCCACACATGATCCAGACGTTCTGCACCACATTGTGCAACAAGCCAAAACTGTGAAAGAGAAGCACATGGAAGATGATGAGCATGTAACATTTGAGTACATTGACCAGCACTTCAAATTGCAAAACCGGGATGAATACCTTTGTCCTGGAACTGACTGCACCCGGATTTTTAAACATTCCAAGTACTTGTATGTCCATTTAAAATCTGAACACAAAGGTGACGAGaatgtgaaacattttcatCAGATGAGAGACAAGCgggagaaatgtgttttttgtagaCGCCATTTTGTCTCCGCTTATCACCACCGGAAACACAGAAGGATTCATTATGGTGATCGGCCTTACATGTGTGTGGTGATAGGATGTGGTGCTAAGTTTAGTACCTCCAACGAACTtgttacacacaaacagacccaTGGCTATCAGCTCAACTATCAGTGTGAGCTCAAAGGCTGTTACATCACCTACTCTGACTTAGGACAAATCTACCACCATGAGGCACAGCATTTTAGAGATGCAGGATTTACCTGCTGTAGTGCAGAAtgtaaaaagttttatttttccaaAAAGGAATTTATAAAGCATTTATCCACTCACAACATCTCCTTCTCTGAAGATGACTTTGAGGCTCAGaggaaagcaaagcagaaacttTTTAAGACTGTTCCTGAAGCAAAAATGCGCCTTAATAAGTCAACTGATTCACAAGAGATTGTAAATAAAGACCTTCCAAAATCTTCATCCATGGATTGTGCCTCCTCTTCGCAAGAATCTGATGTTAAGGAACCCAGGGCAACTATGACTTTGGTGGCTGTATGTTTTGATGGAAGTAAATTCACTTGTGGTTTTGAGAAGTGTGGCATGACTTTCTCCAGAGCCAGAGATGTCCAGCGACATCTAAAGTGTGCCCATCCAGAACATCTTAAACTGGAGAATAAAGAACACAAGCATGATAAAGACCAAGACTTAAAGTACAAGGGGATAAAGACTGACCCAGATCTAGACAGCgaaaaggaggaaaatgagCTCCCAACTCTCTTTCAACCTGTGGAGTCTtccaaagaaagaaaagcaccCACTCAAACCAAAAATAATGAAACTAATTTTTCAAGCCTTCAAACAAAAAATGATGCCCTATTGGAAATTGTTCTAGGGCTCAGTAAACTGGACCTGAATTCCACGTCTTCACACAACATGTCAAGTGACCCCTCTGAGTCTATCCCGGAACCTAATGCATCACCAATTGTTAATCAGTCAATCATGGCAAAGCCTCCGGTTGTATTGCTCAATAAGAAACCTCATCTGCCTGAGGAAAATGTAAAGGTAAAAACTGAAGAACTATCAGCTGTTGAAGAAGCTGGTGTTGAATCATTAGCTATGGCAAAGCCATATGTGTGTGAGGATAAAGATTGTGGTTTTAGGACTGCACAGAGTTACAGCCTGCTGCGACACTATAACACCAAACATGGTCGCACCATTGAACAGGCCAAACGCTTGACTTCTTTGAAAACAACATGTTTTAAGCCTtatgtctgccagctttgctccaagagtcacagacaaaagcacGTGTTGAGGTCCCACTACCTTCAAGTACATAACCTGACCGAGTCTTTTATAGAGAAAATAAGTTACGGAGCTGTAGCTTATGAGGGGAACAGAGATTCTGCAAATGAAACATCCCCTCCGGCAAACCAAGGTCTAAAAGTACAGCTGGAGATGCCCAAGTTGCAGCACCTACCTGACGAATGTCTGATCAGTGAAAATGGACAAAGCACTGGCGATCCTCCATCTGAAGATGAAGtgcaggatgaggaagagggtgAGCAAAAAGGAGAAAGTGAGGATGGCACCACACAGCAGGTCAGAACCACAAGACGTCTGGTGGCCAAAAATAATCTCTGCTATATATTGGATAAATTCAGCAAACCTTTTCATTGTGTAGCAAAAAACTGTGATGCAGCTTTTTCCACCCAGGGAGGCCTCGTGCGCCACCTACAGTTAGTACATCACTACAACCGCTCTCAGCTTCTGTTGGAAAAAGAATTTGATGTGCATCACAGTCAAGAAGTCAGGAAGGAATCTGCCAAGAAAAGACTTCTTCCAAACTCTGATGAACCTCAGCCCCAGTATAAATGTCACTTTGCCAACTGTAAGGCCTCCTACCACCTTAAAAGCAGCCTTGTGCGTCACACCCGTGATTACCACTCTCAGCCACCAGAGCTAGTAAGGCCCAAATACGAAGGTTGCAGAAGAGTGTTCAACCACGATGATGCACTTAAACATTCTCTTTATAGTCACTGTGACTATTACGACTCGCTAGTGGTACGTCTACGGAGCACTCACAAAAAGTCAGTTACTGGATGCCAAAAGAAGCTTATTGTCGCACCACAGAGTCCTAAGAAAGAAGAACCTGATTTATCCACGACAGAGGCTGAGATGTCAAGCCCCACACCTGAAACAGCTGGCCAGCCAGAGGTAATTGGCGAGGGCAATCCTGAAGAGACCACCGTGacagaagaaaagaaggaacGAAGAAATTCCTTCAACCGTTTTGTCTTCAGATCTCACGAAGAAGCACTACAGATGTGCCAAGATCGCTGTATGCGTGTGGCCTACCCCTGCATGGTCCAGGACTGTGATTCTGTCGTCACCTACTTGCACAGCTTGAATCGTCACTACCTGAAGGTTCACCGCATGCGCCGAGAAGATCTGGTTAGGAATGAagaaaagctgctttttaatgctgagcagctggaggaactgATTCAGAGGAAGTCAGCCAGATCAACTGCGGCAGGTGCATGTACTCCTAATGGGGTCCGCAAAATGGAGTATCAGACTGAGCTAGAGCTAGATAACCCAGGGGAGCAGTCCACGGCCATGAGCCTTCACTCCATCAAACCAGACACTCAGGATGAGGATAATCCGAATCCACTTAGATtcccagaggaggaagaggaggaggcaccaCCTGTTGAGAGAAATGGTGTCCTTGTTGGTGCAGATGAGGTGCTGTATGGTGAACCTAGCACTCGAGGGCACACTGAAGActctcctgcagcctctcagaCCTGTCAGAAACAGGAGAGGTTGAGCTTGGATAAAATCAAACCTCTGCTTCGTCCAGTTACTGTGGATCTCTCGCCACCATGCTCACTGCGCTTCACTACTGAAGAGGGTGCACAAGACCCATCAGCCAACAAGGATTGTGGTAAAATTGTGAATGGGTCAGCGGCTTTGCCCAGTCTTCCTGTTCGGCAGCCACTAAAACGAAAGAACGAGCTGTCCGAACAGCCGTCAAATGTGAAAGATCCTCAGCCTCGTAGTCCTTCTCCGCGGCCATTTGACATTGCTGCCTACAAGCCTATGGGCTTTGAGTCCTCGTTCCTAAAGTTCATACAAGAGACCGCCCCAAAAGATATAAACCCCGTGCCACCGAAACGGCGAGACTCTTTCAGACGCAGTTGTTCTGTCAAGGAGAACAACCAGTTAGGAATCTCTCACACTCGCAGCAGACGCACTCAATCCCCACTGTTGAAGCCCCACTCTATGACTGGGGACTTCACATCAGTCCAAAACTTGAAGTCCATCCTGGACAAAGCTCTTGCTGGGTGTGGGGACCTAGCCATAAAGCAGCTTCAGTACCTCAGACCAGTGGTGGTACTGGGGAGACCTGTATGCTCCACCCTGCCTGACCTCTTCCCATCAGACACAAACAATAGCAAACTGCTTCTTGGAAGTTAGCTTAACTGAGCACCTTTTCAACGTGGCTTTGTATTTTCACAAGCTGTGTACCAgtatttttgtttctcttaAAATAATAGTATTGtttttgttgggtttttttaagTTTCAAATTTGAAGTATTATGAATTAgcataagaaaaaaacaagcttAAACATCTGAAGATAAAGGACTTTTTTACATCTGTTAAGACAATAttgaaaacaaaaatcttgtaactgattatgtgtgtgtgtatatactgtagttctcAGAAAAATGTACAGCTTTTCAGATTGTTAGAAATGGTCAGTAGCGGAATGCAAGGCCTTTTCACTTATGTGAAAATGTGACTGAAAAACATTTCCTTAATACAAAGTTTTTaaggaaaatgttttatttttcacctCAGTTTATATTAAATCAGTGTTGGGATGCAGTTGACAGGTGTTGGAAAGACATGTATGTAATACTTTCTAATAAAGTAAATGTGGAAATAACTAAACTTTTTTGTGTCAAGTGTGTAATTTCCTCTGTATAAAAAGAAATTATATACTCAAAGAACTGCTCATACATTTTGTTTGATAGAATACAGACATCTCTACAAAAGACTATGATGTGTCCAgtgagaaaatgaaagaaacaattattcatttttcttACCATTTCTTTTCATTAATAAAAGGTCTCTGTAGCTCTTACCTGATTTTTATTATGACTGCTCAAACGGGTCTATTAAATATGTCGCATATTATGCTTCGGAATAAGACTAATGGAGTATAACATATAATGGATTTCAAGTAATTAAGTTTTAAAGCTTGAATGGCCACAGCATCACATTTACACATTCTTTTAATCAAATCAGAAGTTTgctatttataaaaaaaaacatctctttTATAGTCATAAGTTCATCACTGCAGTAAACTTAGTAAGGTCATTAGAGCATTTAGCGGGTGCGTTGACACAAGCTTCCATTTCAGGTTTAATGTTTTACTCTGTCAGGGTCATAGGGCCATAAGCCTAAGACTGTACTATTTTCTATCTAGAGAACcacaaaaatcttttttttcactAGGGATGCATCTTTACACAATTACAAAACACTCGTTGAGCTGCTAATAAACCATGACCTGTGAAAAATATACAACATGTGCCTAATGTCTAAGATACAGTTTTAGCTACTTACTACTGGAACTAAAGTCTAAAGTAGGCGTTTCCGGCGGACAGATTTCATTGCCACAATTCACCGATAGACTCGTATGCATGAATGGAATGATATTACCTGTAAAAGCCTTGACTTAGGAATGGAAACTGGGTGTAGATTTTCCAGTGTTGACATTTTTCTTCGACATCTGTCGATTTAAAGTGGGAGCAGTTAAATCTCAAATCACCTTTTatagtgttgtttgtttgtgtgtaaagcGGAAGCTAAGTCTTTGCTAGCCTAGACTACCACTTAAGCTAACGCAACGGTAGCATTTGCTAGGTTAGTTCGCCTACTTCAGACACATAGACCAAATACAGAACAAAGATGGTTGAATCAATATTTGACCTCCCAGTCGAAAAGCAGatattttattctgttttggGATTTTCGTGGACAGTATATCTGTGGGAGGCATATCTTTCCTACAGACAAGTAAGTGGGCCATTTACACCCTAAAACAAGGTGCTCCACGCTAGAAACTAAAAGCGTGCCTCGTGTTGACAGATGACAGATGTCCTTAAAATCTATTCATTGTGTACAATGTTAACATGCTGTAGTATGTAAATACTGTGCATTACATGTATTTAGATGTTTAGATTTCTAAAAGTTCAGTTAAAAGTTATGTTAAGAGTTGTGTTAAAAAATAGTTCGAGGGGAAGTTTTAGAGGAATATGGGTGTATGATATTTATTGTCCATTACCACATAACAATCtccattttaatgtatttatggTAATGAAGATTTAACTATTACTGCTGATTTATTTGATTCTTTCTCTTCATTTCCCAGAGGAGGATATACAGAACAACAACTCATGTGCCACAGGAGCTAGGGAAGATCATGGACTCTGAAACATTTGAGAAGTCACGTCTTTATCAATTAGATAAAAGCAACTTCAGTTTTTGGTCTGGGCTGTATTCTGAGACTGAAGGAACGGTAAGAAGTTTAGAATAAGTCGCAGTGCGATCTATATGAGGTTTAGATTGTTTTTGTAGTGTTTGTTAACCATGAATGCTCCATTACCTTTTAGTTGATCCTGCTCCTGGGTGGAATTCCGCTTCTGTGGGGCATTGCTGGAATTGTGATAGCTCGCTTTGGATTTGGCTCGGAGTATGAGATCACCCAGTCCCTTGTGTTTCTGATGCTTGCAACCCTGTTCAGTGCCTTAACTGGCCTTCCCTGGAGTTTGTATAACATATTTGTCATTGAGGAGAAACATGGCTTTAATCAGCAGGTAAGTGACTCACCAGCTTGCTACATGCTCACAGTGGGTTTTCTTTATATAACCCAGTATTGATCCTACAAATCCCTACTCTTCTTCCTAGACATTGGGGTTCTTTTTCAAGGATGCAGTAAAGAAGTTTGTTGTGACCCAGTGCATTCTTCTGCCTGTAACCTCATTGCTTCTGTACATCATCAAGATTGGTGGTGACTACTTTTTCATCTATGCCTGGCTCTTCACTCTGGCTGTTTCTCTGGTTAGTGCTGCAAATGTAGCCATTAAATAGCAATTAAACTTAAAAAACTGCAATTTTGCCTAACAAATGGGAAGTTTGTTTGATGACTGGTAACCTCAAAATATTACACTTTCTAGGTCTCAAAATATAATTTTTCCTGTATTCTCAGGTGCTTGTGACCATCTATGCTGATTACATTGCTCCCCTGTTTGACAAGTTTACTCCATTGCCAGATGGAGAGTTAAAGACAGACATTGAAGCTATGGCCAAGAGTATAAGCTTCCCTCTCACCAAAGTTTATGTTGTAGAAGGTAAATTAACAGCTCAACAAGGAAACCTCCACCTATGTCTTTTTAACTTGCACTGTTTTTTACCTGCTTGGCTGTAGGtacacttttttaaaatttagttTCAAACATTTCCAGGTTCTAAGCGATCATCTCACAGCAATGCATACTTTTATGGGTTCTTCAAGAACAAGCGTATTGTGCTTTTTGACACACTGCTGGAGGACTATTCACCTCTCAACAAGTCTGGGGAGCCACAGCCTGAGCAGTCGGAGAGTGACGAGATTCCCAGCGAAGCAAAAGCCAAGCCAAAGGTTGTATAGCCATGAATGTCTTCTTTAATCCCTAAAAGCATTGATGTTTTAATGTGAAATTAATCTCTGTTAATTCCTATGCACCAGAGCCCTGGTATAAGTGCCTCATgtttatggtttatttttgtTGAATCTTGTTTTCTAAAAATTGCATAGAACAAGAAACAAGGATGCAATAATCCAGAGATACTTGCAGTCCTGGGTCATGAACTTGGCCATTGGAA
Above is a window of Betta splendens chromosome 22, fBetSpl5.4, whole genome shotgun sequence DNA encoding:
- the rlf gene encoding zinc finger protein Rlf encodes the protein MAENNVEPEHEWSDRALDTAEDTLVAMETLVATLKAFEDVLRQQDISTASSTEYCDNFCQALMHYAGNRNSMEHGLPLLEVYCLSINCFAAARSHLTAESDSVALVLKRLALSCFELLLSVPENEIPCEAWVQFHHSVQNAHDTLLQYGSTDLQALLQITGEGGAWSNPILTSLLSGQVTNPAEVDSYISLEGEGFMEMRVKHLEKIGEVVKAVVLAKACAECNAVSNQATFRQTFVLLLCQLLPSEEAITEISRLDCKDVLEITCNFETEGEENNAFILCTTFLTQQLQQQSLYYSWELTLLWSKLQRRIDSSLQSLLDRCLQLGAIAKTVHHLFYLVRVIQTEVEGLTGVPTSVELCVKALQLPKQNDSETRVSVCKTVSCLLPDDLEVLRACLLTEFLLDPIQEVFGRLEELYLRPDQKYDQENEVIPNSLRCELLLALKAHWPFDPECWDWKILKYHCISLLGLMPESEGEEEEVASKHHECHGVTVKVESEHQNRINGSLDSQNQQDQTQSLTNPEVHREHETKKHKFCCQICKRSFTDTQIIHHSKRHAGDDSHPCPVCLERFKSRKDLVPHMKRHIQSETDNSNSNVSNDNMLKQIEDDDDVEPGEITVDPSLMLYYKSTHDPDVLHHIVQQAKTVKEKHMEDDEHVTFEYIDQHFKLQNRDEYLCPGTDCTRIFKHSKYLYVHLKSEHKGDENVKHFHQMRDKREKCVFCRRHFVSAYHHRKHRRIHYGDRPYMCVVIGCGAKFSTSNELVTHKQTHGYQLNYQCELKGCYITYSDLGQIYHHEAQHFRDAGFTCCSAECKKFYFSKKEFIKHLSTHNISFSEDDFEAQRKAKQKLFKTVPEAKMRLNKSTDSQEIVNKDLPKSSSMDCASSSQESDVKEPRATMTLVAVCFDGSKFTCGFEKCGMTFSRARDVQRHLKCAHPEHLKLENKEHKHDKDQDLKYKGIKTDPDLDSEKEENELPTLFQPVESSKERKAPTQTKNNETNFSSLQTKNDALLEIVLGLSKLDLNSTSSHNMSSDPSESIPEPNASPIVNQSIMAKPPVVLLNKKPHLPEENVKVKTEELSAVEEAGVESLAMAKPYVCEDKDCGFRTAQSYSLLRHYNTKHGRTIEQAKRLTSLKTTCFKPYVCQLCSKSHRQKHVLRSHYLQVHNLTESFIEKISYGAVAYEGNRDSANETSPPANQGLKVQLEMPKLQHLPDECLISENGQSTGDPPSEDEVQDEEEGEQKGESEDGTTQQVRTTRRLVAKNNLCYILDKFSKPFHCVAKNCDAAFSTQGGLVRHLQLVHHYNRSQLLLEKEFDVHHSQEVRKESAKKRLLPNSDEPQPQYKCHFANCKASYHLKSSLVRHTRDYHSQPPELVRPKYEGCRRVFNHDDALKHSLYSHCDYYDSLVVRLRSTHKKSVTGCQKKLIVAPQSPKKEEPDLSTTEAEMSSPTPETAGQPEVIGEGNPEETTVTEEKKERRNSFNRFVFRSHEEALQMCQDRCMRVAYPCMVQDCDSVVTYLHSLNRHYLKVHRMRREDLVRNEEKLLFNAEQLEELIQRKSARSTAAGACTPNGVRKMEYQTELELDNPGEQSTAMSLHSIKPDTQDEDNPNPLRFPEEEEEEAPPVERNGVLVGADEVLYGEPSTRGHTEDSPAASQTCQKQERLSLDKIKPLLRPVTVDLSPPCSLRFTTEEGAQDPSANKDCGKIVNGSAALPSLPVRQPLKRKNELSEQPSNVKDPQPRSPSPRPFDIAAYKPMGFESSFLKFIQETAPKDINPVPPKRRDSFRRSCSVKENNQLGISHTRSRRTQSPLLKPHSMTGDFTSVQNLKSILDKALAGCGDLAIKQLQYLRPVVVLGRPVCSTLPDLFPSDTNNSKLLLGS
- the zmpste24 gene encoding CAAX prenyl protease 1 homolog produces the protein MVESIFDLPVEKQIFYSVLGFSWTVYLWEAYLSYRQRRIYRTTTHVPQELGKIMDSETFEKSRLYQLDKSNFSFWSGLYSETEGTLILLLGGIPLLWGIAGIVIARFGFGSEYEITQSLVFLMLATLFSALTGLPWSLYNIFVIEEKHGFNQQTLGFFFKDAVKKFVVTQCILLPVTSLLLYIIKIGGDYFFIYAWLFTLAVSLVLVTIYADYIAPLFDKFTPLPDGELKTDIEAMAKSISFPLTKVYVVEGSKRSSHSNAYFYGFFKNKRIVLFDTLLEDYSPLNKSGEPQPEQSESDEIPSEAKAKPKNKKQGCNNPEILAVLGHELGHWKLGHTVKNIVISQMNSFLCFSLFAVLIGRKELFVAFGFTGSQPTLIGLMIIFQFIFSPYNELLSFCLTVLSRRFEFQADAFARGMGKASELYSALIKLNKDNLGFPVADWLFSMWHYSHPPLLERLRALGNIKQD